In Paenibacillus sp. JQZ6Y-1, the following proteins share a genomic window:
- a CDS encoding terminase small subunit: MALNDKQQRFVEEYMVDLNATQAAIRAGYSLTTAGSIGHEHLRKPEIAAAIEVEMKERSKRLNITADMVLQQWWDIATADPNEIIYHRKTCCRYCFGIDHHYQWKDKEEHDQAQEAENRIAAKDDRPPNIVSDEGGFGFDRTIRPHPKCPNCKGEGFSQVVIEDTRDLGHKEKLLYNGVKESRTGIEVKLRDQDKALENVARHLGMFQDNLKVSGGMINSVTINDLTPEERRARIDELERRRRIGTDPTVGG, encoded by the coding sequence ATGGCGTTGAACGACAAACAGCAACGTTTCGTCGAAGAATACATGGTTGATCTCAACGCCACGCAAGCGGCAATACGGGCAGGATACAGTTTGACTACAGCAGGATCGATTGGTCATGAGCACCTGAGAAAACCTGAAATAGCAGCGGCTATCGAGGTTGAGATGAAGGAGCGGTCTAAACGGCTCAACATTACTGCCGACATGGTATTGCAACAGTGGTGGGATATAGCTACGGCTGATCCGAATGAGATCATATACCACCGCAAGACGTGCTGCCGCTACTGCTTTGGCATTGACCACCATTACCAGTGGAAGGACAAGGAAGAACATGACCAAGCACAGGAAGCGGAAAACCGAATTGCGGCTAAAGATGATAGACCACCTAATATAGTTTCCGATGAAGGTGGATTCGGGTTTGATCGCACAATAAGACCGCATCCGAAATGCCCGAATTGTAAAGGTGAAGGGTTTAGCCAAGTGGTGATTGAGGATACGCGTGATCTTGGTCATAAAGAGAAGCTGCTATACAACGGTGTTAAGGAAAGTCGTACTGGTATAGAAGTAAAGCTACGTGACCAAGACAAAGCGCTTGAGAATGTAGCCCGCCATCTTGGCATGTTCCAAGACAATCTAAAGGTGTCTGGTGGCATGATCAACAGCGTGACCATCAACGATTTGACACCGGAAGAACGGAGGGCGAGGATCGATGAGCTTGAGCGCCGCCGAAGAATTGGAACTGATCCAACTGTTGGAGGATGA
- a CDS encoding DUF2829 domain-containing protein, whose translation MTFGDAIERLKIGMKVAREGWNGKGMWIVLMPALQLPPYSTQEPGAKVNDRTAKHIGVDTPLDSQPYIAMWNAQQKWQPGWTATQSDMLSEDWVIVLD comes from the coding sequence ATGACATTTGGAGATGCTATTGAACGTTTGAAGATTGGTATGAAAGTAGCGCGTGAAGGATGGAACGGTAAAGGGATGTGGATTGTGCTTATGCCAGCATTGCAACTACCACCATATTCCACACAGGAACCAGGTGCAAAGGTAAATGATCGTACAGCCAAGCACATTGGTGTAGATACTCCACTGGATTCTCAACCATATATTGCGATGTGGAATGCACAACAGAAATGGCAACCGGGATGGACAGCTACACAGTCGGATATGCTTTCTGAGGATTGGGTAATCGTACTGGACTAA
- a CDS encoding RNA polymerase subunit sigma-24 has product MNKETEQKVINHLHRYRDVCGRITVLSKYSVGAGITINRLSEDDELQQLHSQLRGKPSYMYLSLREQAVMNAATANMERYPAGTKAQLHEVARTHSTEPLEEFRLRELERSIKRVLEARTGQAEGYDEVLDKLSELQDKIAERDNTDAVFEVMRKHNSNLVDLLQLRYVENRQVDDVIAAFNIAPATYRRWREKAIEEFAKLAVM; this is encoded by the coding sequence ATGAATAAAGAGACCGAACAAAAAGTAATCAATCACTTACACCGCTACCGCGACGTGTGCGGACGTATTACAGTGCTGAGCAAATACAGCGTTGGTGCAGGCATCACCATCAACCGATTGAGCGAGGACGACGAGTTGCAGCAGCTGCATTCACAGTTGCGTGGTAAGCCTAGCTACATGTACCTCAGCTTGCGTGAACAGGCTGTGATGAATGCAGCTACCGCCAATATGGAGCGCTACCCAGCAGGGACGAAGGCACAGCTGCATGAGGTGGCACGTACGCACAGCACGGAGCCACTGGAAGAGTTCCGGTTGCGTGAGTTAGAACGTAGCATCAAGCGTGTGCTTGAAGCGCGTACGGGGCAGGCAGAAGGGTATGACGAGGTGCTGGATAAGCTGAGTGAGTTGCAGGACAAGATTGCCGAGCGAGACAACACGGATGCGGTGTTTGAGGTGATGCGCAAGCACAACAGCAATTTGGTGGATCTGCTGCAACTACGCTATGTGGAGAACAGGCAGGTTGACGATGTGATCGCAGCGTTCAATATAGCGCCTGCCACATACCGACGGTGGCGCGAAAAAGCGATTGAAGAGTTCGCTAAGCTAGCTGTGATGTAA
- a CDS encoding helix-turn-helix domain-containing protein: MAKITLSVNEAAELLGVSTTTIYNMVRDNQIPHMRVRARIIFHRDTIESWIGGKDILKY; the protein is encoded by the coding sequence ATGGCTAAAATTACACTTTCAGTCAACGAAGCCGCTGAACTTCTGGGTGTGTCTACAACAACAATTTACAACATGGTTAGGGATAACCAGATACCTCACATGCGTGTAAGAGCGCGCATTATTTTTCATAGAGACACTATTGAATCTTGGATTGGAGGAAAAGATATTTTAAAGTATTAA